The DNA region ACTTGTCAATGTCCTGCTAAGTCATGTTTCCAAAGTTTACAGGTTTCATAATAGCGGCATTGTTTACCAACAAGTCAATAGGTCCGATTCTCCCAATAGCAGATTTCGTAGATTCCCAATTTCCAACGTCCAAGCAAaccgtttttattttcttgttctaaaacaaattaattaaactgatttatttttgaaagatacttaagaaaaaacatgttctggttaatattttggaatttagtTATTGGCTATTATAGATGGAAAATAACTCCACTTACGATTGTTTGCAATTCATCTAAATCTGATTGAGTGCGGCTGACAGCGACAACTTCATCTCCACATTCAGCCAGCCTAATCGTCACCGCTTTTCCAATACCTtagtaaaaacaattgaaataaaatgaattttttgttattttatgcatttttcatgCTTGGCATTCTTTGATGATAACAAAACTACAAAGGTTTTCACTGCATGGACATGCATACAATTGGGTGAAATACTCAAGAAGAAGTGTACCGCTAAAATTCCACGGTTGTGCCTAATCAGGTGGTTGTGAATTGACTTGGTTTATTATCCGCTGAATCTATTTTCGGAAGAgttttaattggatacctaCAAGGGACGTCGCGTGTATGTTTCAAACGTAATTAGCTGCTAAATCACGGAATAAACAGATGCTACGATTTACCAACGCGTGACGCCGCTTGCAAGTATCCAAtacgcaaaacaaaaaaaacggTACACAATCACTTTTGATCCACTGATCGGATTTTCA from Parasteatoda tepidariorum isolate YZ-2023 chromosome 2, CAS_Ptep_4.0, whole genome shotgun sequence includes:
- the LOC139424977 gene encoding L-xylulose reductase-like, whose translation is MNIHFDGKRALVTGAGKGIGKAVTIRLAECGDEVVAVSRTQSDLDELQTINKKIKTVCLDVGNWESTKSAIGRIGPIDLLVNNAAIMKPVNFGNMT